Proteins co-encoded in one Plasmodium reichenowi strain SY57 chromosome 10, whole genome shotgun sequence genomic window:
- a CDS encoding hypothetical protein (conserved Plasmodium protein, unknown function) encodes MVNQKNGILSKLTGLTSTLFKLNIEDINEEVDENTNPLEKAILYGNSNVKCRKILFLKDIMKLLNHINYENFLKYIYPLIVKLSNDDIEIQNEVCNRVGDLCAYLIQNNNHNDGCTDIMKLLFPIVEKFIKNNENKNIIETIMKSLLILSTHINWKYRQKFILPFILSLISNEKYKYIGFILLIKLCSIFERNIFCSFLIPSIKSILKKNDNLKNKIYISCYLYNICKMLKKEDDLFHIFLLMKNLCNDPSDTIKIINIFNCTHISLLYSKNIFFYFFVPLYNNFLRNENIYVFYYSLINLFYFICIFEDINLIHPYYIHKMIFFFNNMFSSHTFTLNYLNETAKKKSNYFFLNNNNNNNNNINEQSRLNHITLKYQVSSLQMSNNINNNNPNTKLRDMKKNNLLYHSTYEQDKENEEPCLIIDEIEHIDNAIKIKAFSDQLCDMDVSFTVPEAIKQDRSDGCNKLIKTGKEVSECLYVKREMEEQNLNFCMIQESYKSEYMYDQRGDIYEHNEILHGNYEMCEVNQKKDDYTDQKVGDLNTKLCNQLYIENHKKGSYNIKNNVDIITHLSKINKETEINGQRCDNELNNICIKGQNKEDKLESNDRYSEVSSRENEENEKINQTLITNCLKNDETNDLLYIEDKINFICMNKLTNTKRGNNINKDENVHMDNKKKTNNILDENVHMDNKKKTNNILDENVHMDNNKKTNNILDENISNDVVLKNDFHFLNDNFTTVPSIFYNNNLFNDLIINNNHFSISIKQFFEMYSNNFKYKHCVMEKNENNGSIDSNDLFDDNNTIINIENRNSMHDRNNYNYDYNTFCIPMNDEVLQDIDNTFIHDTNIDIDIIKSCYYNESELIRKDVAYGKMFVKRKNEDNKNKNKNFSSNNINYNNDEMDDIYNVGKMDIDSIKQKFIFDSTNNVIVSHNINAVYITALHLPLLILVFKEYFFRFFSHIFYFICTYPYYIIRKTMAYNFYDILKNMFDSEFLKIDMGKFKKRGNEKRFNKILQKRNNILYKENMKKNILSERYMKDAKMSSNNNKSSSGTKKESLDIQINTMFNNDYATYYNMRRIQNMVIDYEKLEEDKDDNNMEEYDKDEKEKEKEKENEKENEKENEKENEKEKENEKENEKENEKENEKENENEKEKENENEKENNIIKGELFKENIKIEDNIYSEHLLIDNEEKYESEKYESEKYEEDKTYQSSENNISDSNNYEKHIRKLQNHININLYECDFFVNEENENFFFYKQFLMKYENMYKRHIQRFKKYYKEDDSPCFFFHFFIYYFLNDSNVLVKKAILKNYDKLITFFPYHIKLILISYLYNVIDYKILNYSLRKRVSKIVFKILQNVNDSKIIRDYIFPIYLKLCKDDVATIRTYTASYFYIILQKGCPNLYKFFKGKGKILDVEEYQKDIFVSNENSFKLKSEDFIRGKEVTLIRKIINTFATSKYYYDRQLFINICDGIISECPINLFLLYFLNPFINLSDDKIQVVRITWEMCVYNQLKKKGDFSNIANVYKKLEEMYLKYGKTTVSKINPIKYNNPDSIFIISFDLHHISN; translated from the exons atggTAAACCAAAAAAATGGAATTTTATCAAAGTTAACAg GTTTGACATCCACCCTTTTTAAGCTTAATATTGAAGACATAAATGAAGAGGTTGATGAAAATACGAACCCCTTGGAAAAGGCAATCTTATATGGGAATAGCAATGTAAAATGTcgaaaaatattatttttaaaagatataatgaaattattaaaccatataaattatgaaaattttttgaaatatatatatccattaATTGTAAAACTAAGTAATGATGATATAGAAATACAAAATGAAGTATGTAATCGTGTTGGAGATTTATGTGCTTAtttaatacaaaataataatcataatgaTGGTTGTACGGATATAATGAAATTGTTATTTCCTATTGTTGagaaatttataaaaaataatgaaaataaaaatattatagaaACAATAATGAAATCATTACTTATATTATCTACACATATAAATTGGAAATATCGACAGAAATTCATTTTaccttttatattatctcTAATTTCTAAtgagaaatataaatatattggttttattttattaataaaactTTGTTCGATATTcgaaagaaatatattttgttcttttttaataccATCGATAAAATCtattttaaagaaaaatgacaatttaaaaaataagatatatatttcttgttatttatataatatatgtaaaatgttaaaaaaggaagatgatttatttcatatttttcttcttatgaaaaatttatGTAATGATCCAAGTGATactataaaaataattaatatttttaattgtaCTCATATATCCTTgttatattcaaaaaatatctttttctatttttttgtaccattatataataatttcttaaggaatgaaaatatatatgttttttattattctctaattaatttattttattttatttgtatctTTGAAGATATCAATTTAATACACCCATATTACATACATAAAATgatattcttttttaataatatgttttcTTCTCATACATTTACCTTAAATTATCTTAACGAAACAgccaaaaaaaaaagtaattatttctttctcaataataataataataataataataatataaatgagCAAAGTCGTTTGAATCATATAACTCTTAAGTATCAGGTAAGTAGTTTACAAATGAgcaataatataaataataataatccTAATACCAAATTAAGGGacatgaaaaaaaataatctATTGTATCATTCTACATATGAACAggataaagaaaatgaagaacCATGTTTAATCATTGATGAAATTGAACATATAGATAATGCcattaaaataaaagcATTTTCCGACCAGTTGTGTGATATGGATGTTTCATTCACTGTACCAGAAGCAATAAAACAAGATCGTTCAGATGGGTGTaacaaattaataaaaacgGGAAAAGAAGTATCCGAAtgtttatatgtaaaaagAGAGATGGAAGAGCAAAATCTCAACTTTTGTATGATACAAGAATCATATAAAAGTgaatatatgtatgatCAAAGAGGAGATATATACGAACATAATGAAATACTGCATGGTAATTATGAAATGTGCGAAGTGAACCAAAAAAAGGATGACTATACTGATCAGAAGGTGGGAGATTtaaatacaaaattatGTAACCAATTATATATCGAAAATCACAAGAAAGgttcttataatataaaaaataatgtagaTATTATTACTCATTTGAGTAagataaataaagaaacaGAGATAAACGGACAAAGATGTGATAATGaattgaataatatatgtattaaaggacaaaataaagaagataAATTAGAAAGTAATGACAGATACTCAGAAGTGAGTAGTAGAGAAAATGaggaaaatgaaaaaataaatcaaacTCTAATTACAAATTGTTTGAAAAATGATGAAACGAATGATCTTTTGTATATAGAAGATAAGATTAATTTCATTTGTATGAATAAATTAACGAATACTAAAAGaggtaataatataaataaggatgaaaatgtacatatggataataaaaaaaaaactaataatatattagatgaaaatgtacatatggataataaaaaaaaaactaataatatattagatgaaaatgtacatatggataataataaaaaaactaataatatattagatgaaaatatatcaaatgaTGTTGtcttaaaaaatgatttcCATTTTTTGAATGATAATTTTACCACAGTACCttccattttttataataataatttatttaatgaccttataataaataataaccATTTTAGTATAAGCATAAAACAGTTTTTCGAAATGTAttctaataattttaaGTATAAACATTGTGTTATGGAAAAGAATGAAAATAATGGTTCTATAGATTCTAATGATTTAtttgatgataataataccATAATCAATATTGAAAATAGGAATAGTATGCATGACagaaataattataattatgattaCAATACATTTTGTATCCCCATGAATGATGAAGTTTTACAAGATATAgataatacatttatacatgatacaaatatagatattgatataataaaaagttgttattataatgaatcCGAATTAATTAGGAAGGATGTAGCTTATGGAAAAATGTTTGTTAAGAGAAAAAATGAGgataacaaaaataaaaataaaaatttcagtagtaataatataaattataataatgatgagATGGAcgatatatataatgtagGGAAAATGGATATTGATTCgataaaacaaaaatttatatttgatagtacaaataatgtaattgtatcacataatataaatgcAGTATATATAACAGCACTTCATTTAcctttattaatattagtgtttaaagaatatttctttcgttttttttctcatatattttattttatatgtacatatccatattatattataaggAAGACCATGgcatataatttttacGACATTTTAAAGAATATGTTCGATTCTGAATTCTTAAAAATTGATATGGGGAAATTCAAGAAAAGGGGAAATGAAAAGAggtttaataaaatattacaaaaacgaaataatatattatataaggaaaatatgaaaaaaaatatattatcagAAAGATATATGAAGGATGCAAAAATgagtagtaataataataaaagtagTAGTGGTACGAAGAAGGAATCATTAgatatacaaataaatacaatgtttaataatgattatgCGAcgtattataatatgagAAGAATACAAAATATGGTTATAgattatgaaaaattagAAGAAGACAaggatgataataatatggaagAATATGACaaagatgaaaaagaaaaagaaaaagaaaaagaaaatgaaaaagaaaatgaaaaagaaaatgaaaaagaaaatgaaaaagaaaaagaaaatgaaaaagaaaatgaaaaagaaaatgaaaaagaaaatgaaaaagaaaatgaaaatgaaaaagaaaaagaaaatgaaaatgaaaaagaaaataatattatcaaagGTGAATTGTTCAAAGAGAATATCAAAATagaagataatatatatagcGAACATCTATTAATagataatgaagaaaaatatgagagtgaaaaatatgagagtgaaaaatatgaagaagATAAAACATATCAATCGAgtgaaaataatatttctgattcaaataattatgaGAAACATATTAGAAAGCTTcaaaatcatataaatattaatttatatgaatgtgatttttttgtgaatgaagaaaatgaaaatttttttttttataaacaaTTTCTTATGAAATATGAGAATATGTATAAACGCCATATACaaagatttaaaaaatattataaagaagATGATTCCCcatgttttttttttcatttttttatatattattttttgaatgATTCGAATGTTTTGGTTAAAAAAGctatattaaaaaattatgacAAGCTCATAACTTTTTTTCCTTATCATATAAAGCTAATACTAATATCATATTTGTACAATGTTATAGATTATAagatattaaattattcatTGAGAAAACGAGTGTCCAAAattgtttttaaaattttgCAAAATGTGAATGATTCGAAGATAATTAGagattatatatttcccatatatttaaa GTTGTGTAAAGATGATGTGGCTACCATTAGAACATATACCGCTagttatttttatattattttacaGAAAGGATGCCCAAATCTTTA CAAATTTTTTAAGGGTAAAGGGAAAATATTGGACGTAGAGGAATACCAGAAAG ATATATTTGTGTCCAATGAGAATAgttttaaattaaaaagtgAAGATTTTATTCGGGGGAAGGAAGTTACattaataagaaaaattataaatacatttgccac gagcaaatattattatgacaggcaactttttataaacatttGTGACGGAATAATTAG TGAATGCCCTATCAACTTATTTTTGTTGTATTTTTTGAACCCgtttattaatttatcGGATGATAAAATTCAAGTTGTGAGGATAACGTGGGAAATGTGCGTTTATAACCAGTTGAAAAAGAAGGGAGACTTTTCAAATATAGCAAAC gtatataaaaaattggAAGAGATGTATTTGAAATATGGAAAAACGACTGTAAGCAAAATTAACcctataaaatataataatccagatagtatatttattatatcttttgATCTCCATCATATTAGTAATTAA